One genomic segment of Musa acuminata AAA Group cultivar baxijiao chromosome BXJ3-3, Cavendish_Baxijiao_AAA, whole genome shotgun sequence includes these proteins:
- the LOC135633241 gene encoding choline transporter protein 1-like isoform X1: MGGPLGAIIGRCPAAAASGGNEDGRIGGDGGIIRHNRKCRDLVFLIIFIAFWVAMIVNSSFGFNQGNPLRLMYGLDYKGNICGNRHADPDLRELEVRYWLNPNQVYQCGLKNSQFDLADAKSICLMECPIPSEDGINWVCDYPEGDIRLSVDDWIDRDYDYYEYLTTETRNSSLQLQGPCYPVIFPSVNVYWSCQFIARASNVSLKQWQQMGGVDIDENIMIDKTIHRAINSPSAVLKRYMADIWKAGPVLVVCGGILPLFLSIIWLLMIRHFVAGMTWITVILFNALVISVAMLYYRKAGWIGSDALSVVIGESDPYVHISGREINHLHVVAVLMTIVMIISFLSSIAIVRRLLIATSVLKVAAKVIGEVQALIIFPILPYVILAIFYVFWFSAALHLFSSGQILKNDCNVNCCSFDLKSNKVNCDNCCGYSIHYTPHIGISILFHLFGCYWATQFIIACSSTVIAGSVASYYWARGEISQEIPFLPVFSSMKRLLRYNLGSVALGSLIVSIVEWVRFILEALRRRIRHGDPAPVTCIEKLMSTSSQFCLGCIDWTIKSVNRNAYIMIAITGKGFNRASAIATGLIVNNILRIGKVNVIGDVILYLGKLCVSLFCALFAFLMLDTHKYKSAHNKISSPLFPVLVSWGLGYVVATLFFAVVEMSIDTIILSFCQDAEEHQGTAQYAPPLLMATLDGQGEMQRLTQGS; encoded by the exons ATGGGCGGACCGCTGGGAGCGATCATAGGGCGGTGCCCGGCGGCGGCCGCTTCGGGCGGCAATGAGGACGGGCGGATCGGTGGTGACGGTGGCATCATAAGGCACAACAGGAAGTGCAGGGATTTGGTGTTCCTCATCATCTTCATCGCCTTCTGGGTGGCCATGATCGTTAATTCCAGCTTTGGGTTCAACCAAGGAAACCCACTTCG GCTTATGTACGGGCTGGACTACAAAGGAAACATCTGCGGGAACAGGCATGCAGACCCTGACTTGCGTGAACTGGAGGTCAGATATTGGCTAAATCCTAACCAGGTCTACCAGTGTGGTCTTAAGAATAGCCAGTTCGATCTAGCTGATGCAAAGAGCATATGCTTGATGGAATGTCCTATTCCTTCGGAAGATGGTATCAACTGGGTCTGTGATTACCCAGAGGGAGACATCCGCCTCTCCGTGGATGATTGGATTGACAGGGACTATGACTACTATGAGTACCTAACAACAGAGACGAGGAATAGTTCTCTGCAGCTCCAAGGCCCATGCTACCCTGTCATATTTCCAAGTGTGAATG TTTACTGGAGCTGTCAGTTTATTGCGCGTGCATCAAATGTTTCTTTGAAGCAGTGGCAGCAGATGGGCGGTGTTGACATTGATGAAAACATCATGATAGATAAAACTATTCATAGAGCCATCAACTCTCCATCAGCTGTATTAAAG AGATACATGGCAGATATTTGGAAAGCTGGGCCTGTCTTAGTTGTCTGCGGAGGAATTCTACCCCTCTTTTTGTCCATTATCTGGCTATTGATGATACGCCATTTTGTTGCTGGAATGACTTGGATAACAGTGATTCTCTTCAATGCCCTTGTAATATCTGTGGCAATGCTTTATTACAGAAAAG CTGGGTGGATTGGTAGTGATGCCTTATCAGTTGTTATTGGTGAAAGCGACCCCTACGTTCACATAAGTGGCCGG GAAATAAATCACCTTCATGTTGTAGCTGTTCTTATGACAATAGTCATGAttatttccttcctttcttcaatAGCGATTGTCCGCCGACTACTTATAGCAACATCTGTTTTAAAG GTTGCAGCTAAAGTCATAGGTGAAGTTCAGGCTCTTATAATTTTCCCAATACTGCCATATGTTATCCTTGCAATATTCTATGTTTTCTGGTTTTCTGCTGCCCTTCATCTTTTCAGCTCTGGCCAGATCCTAAAAAATGATTGCAATGTTAATTGCTGTTCATTTGACCTGAAGTCTAACAAGGTCAATTGTGATAATTGTTGTGGCTATAGTATCCATTACACTCCTCATATTGGAATATCTATCCTTTTTCACCTATTTGGATGTTACTGGGCAACACAGTTTATCATTGCATGCTCATCAACTGTAATTGCTGGATCGGTTGCCTCTTACTACTGGGCTCGTGGTGAGATTTCG CAGGAGATTCCATTTCTTCCTGTATTTTCTTCAATGAAACGGCTCTTGCGATACAATCTAGGATCTGTGGCACTTGGTTCCCTTATTGTATCAATTGTTGAATGGGTGCGATTCATACTTGAGGCTTTACGCCGCAGGATAAGACATGGGGATCCTGCTCCAGTAACCTGCATTGAAAAGTTGATGTCCACTTCTTCTCAGTTCTGCTTAGGATGCATTGATTGGACCATCAAGTCTGTGAATCGTAATGCATATATTATG ATTGCTATCACAGGAAAAGGATTTAACAGAGCATCTGCTATTGCTACTGGGTTGATTGTGAACAATATATTGCGCATAGGAAAGGTCAATGTCATTGGAGATGTGATTCTTTACCTTGGAAAATTATGTGTCAGCCTCTTTTGTGCATTATTTGCATTCCTCATGCTGGACACCCACAAATACAAGTCCGCCCATAACAAGATTTCATCCCCTTTGTTCCCTGTTCTG
- the LOC135633241 gene encoding choline transporter protein 1-like isoform X2 has product MGGPLGAIIGRCPAAAASGGNEDGRIGGDGGIIRHNRKCRDLVFLIIFIAFWVAMIVNSSFGFNQGNPLRLMYGLDYKGNICGNRHADPDLRELEVRYWLNPNQVYQCGLKNSQFDLADAKSICLMECPIPSEDGINWVCDYPEGDIRLSVDDWIDRDYDYYEYLTTETRNSSLQLQGPCYPVIFPSVNVYWSCQFIARASNVSLKQWQQMGGVDIDENIMIDKTIHRAINSPSAVLKRYMADIWKAGPVLVVCGGILPLFLSIIWLLMIRHFVAGMTWITVILFNALVISVAMLYYRKAGWIGSDALSVVIGESDPYVHISGREINHLHVVAVLMTIVMIISFLSSIAIVRRLLIATSVLKVAAKVIGEVQALIIFPILPYVILAIFYVFWFSAALHLFSSGQILKNDCNVNCCSFDLKSNKVNCDNCCGYSIHYTPHIGISILFHLFGCYWATQFIIACSSTVIAGSVASYYWARGEISEIPFLPVFSSMKRLLRYNLGSVALGSLIVSIVEWVRFILEALRRRIRHGDPAPVTCIEKLMSTSSQFCLGCIDWTIKSVNRNAYIMIAITGKGFNRASAIATGLIVNNILRIGKVNVIGDVILYLGKLCVSLFCALFAFLMLDTHKYKSAHNKISSPLFPVLVSWGLGYVVATLFFAVVEMSIDTIILSFCQDAEEHQGTAQYAPPLLMATLDGQGEMQRLTQGS; this is encoded by the exons ATGGGCGGACCGCTGGGAGCGATCATAGGGCGGTGCCCGGCGGCGGCCGCTTCGGGCGGCAATGAGGACGGGCGGATCGGTGGTGACGGTGGCATCATAAGGCACAACAGGAAGTGCAGGGATTTGGTGTTCCTCATCATCTTCATCGCCTTCTGGGTGGCCATGATCGTTAATTCCAGCTTTGGGTTCAACCAAGGAAACCCACTTCG GCTTATGTACGGGCTGGACTACAAAGGAAACATCTGCGGGAACAGGCATGCAGACCCTGACTTGCGTGAACTGGAGGTCAGATATTGGCTAAATCCTAACCAGGTCTACCAGTGTGGTCTTAAGAATAGCCAGTTCGATCTAGCTGATGCAAAGAGCATATGCTTGATGGAATGTCCTATTCCTTCGGAAGATGGTATCAACTGGGTCTGTGATTACCCAGAGGGAGACATCCGCCTCTCCGTGGATGATTGGATTGACAGGGACTATGACTACTATGAGTACCTAACAACAGAGACGAGGAATAGTTCTCTGCAGCTCCAAGGCCCATGCTACCCTGTCATATTTCCAAGTGTGAATG TTTACTGGAGCTGTCAGTTTATTGCGCGTGCATCAAATGTTTCTTTGAAGCAGTGGCAGCAGATGGGCGGTGTTGACATTGATGAAAACATCATGATAGATAAAACTATTCATAGAGCCATCAACTCTCCATCAGCTGTATTAAAG AGATACATGGCAGATATTTGGAAAGCTGGGCCTGTCTTAGTTGTCTGCGGAGGAATTCTACCCCTCTTTTTGTCCATTATCTGGCTATTGATGATACGCCATTTTGTTGCTGGAATGACTTGGATAACAGTGATTCTCTTCAATGCCCTTGTAATATCTGTGGCAATGCTTTATTACAGAAAAG CTGGGTGGATTGGTAGTGATGCCTTATCAGTTGTTATTGGTGAAAGCGACCCCTACGTTCACATAAGTGGCCGG GAAATAAATCACCTTCATGTTGTAGCTGTTCTTATGACAATAGTCATGAttatttccttcctttcttcaatAGCGATTGTCCGCCGACTACTTATAGCAACATCTGTTTTAAAG GTTGCAGCTAAAGTCATAGGTGAAGTTCAGGCTCTTATAATTTTCCCAATACTGCCATATGTTATCCTTGCAATATTCTATGTTTTCTGGTTTTCTGCTGCCCTTCATCTTTTCAGCTCTGGCCAGATCCTAAAAAATGATTGCAATGTTAATTGCTGTTCATTTGACCTGAAGTCTAACAAGGTCAATTGTGATAATTGTTGTGGCTATAGTATCCATTACACTCCTCATATTGGAATATCTATCCTTTTTCACCTATTTGGATGTTACTGGGCAACACAGTTTATCATTGCATGCTCATCAACTGTAATTGCTGGATCGGTTGCCTCTTACTACTGGGCTCGTGGTGAGATTTCG GAGATTCCATTTCTTCCTGTATTTTCTTCAATGAAACGGCTCTTGCGATACAATCTAGGATCTGTGGCACTTGGTTCCCTTATTGTATCAATTGTTGAATGGGTGCGATTCATACTTGAGGCTTTACGCCGCAGGATAAGACATGGGGATCCTGCTCCAGTAACCTGCATTGAAAAGTTGATGTCCACTTCTTCTCAGTTCTGCTTAGGATGCATTGATTGGACCATCAAGTCTGTGAATCGTAATGCATATATTATG ATTGCTATCACAGGAAAAGGATTTAACAGAGCATCTGCTATTGCTACTGGGTTGATTGTGAACAATATATTGCGCATAGGAAAGGTCAATGTCATTGGAGATGTGATTCTTTACCTTGGAAAATTATGTGTCAGCCTCTTTTGTGCATTATTTGCATTCCTCATGCTGGACACCCACAAATACAAGTCCGCCCATAACAAGATTTCATCCCCTTTGTTCCCTGTTCTG